TAATTATCCAAACATTTTTACCACCAATAAAAGTATTACGAGGTTGTAAAACAACGCCAGCGGCGAGTCCCACATTCGTGATTTTATTTTTCCGTGTGCTATATTCCTGACTAAGATCGATATCTAATTTTTTACTATCGTCGTATACAACGGGCATCATAGATGAAACTGCAACAGTCAATCTTGGCCATAGTCGCCTATTTTGCACGACTGGGCATATTTTTCGAGGAATGATAATTGTACCATTCTCCTTGCTGTCATCTCCTATATAGTCCTCATCCTTAATCATTTGGCTGTCATTATTGCTGAAATTGTGATAACTCACTTCAGGAACAGTCCGGTATTCTTTTACTAAATTATTACCATCATAATGACTATCTTCGATAATAATATTTGCAACTAATGTACCTGTGACTTCGTTCCCTTTGCTATCAGTGTCCGTCAGCATAAAATTACTTTCAGGAAGGTACTGTGCATCTGTTATCGTAAATGTTGGATCCTGTTTTTTTAATGCCAAGCAAGTCGTTTTTGTTTTATTTTCTCTATCCCAGCAAAGTGCAGGCGCTTTTTTTTCATTGTCTGGATCGCCACTCGTTAATACCAGTGAGTTTTCATCTTTTGCCTTTATACACGGCCCATATTGACTTGTACTTGTATTCCAACATAATTTATCTGCATTAACGGAACCATCTGCTCTTAAAAATTTTCCTGCCTTAACATTAAAACTAAACCGAAGCCCATAAACAAAACTTGGATTGTTGACGAGCTCTGCATGGGATGCCAAATCGCCAAATTGTAGATTTTCATTATTTACTTTTATAAGCTCCCACCCCGAATTAGCTGTAGATTTATTTTTTTTAACAAAGCTTGCTTGTGTTAAGTACATGAATTTATTTTTAAATGCATCATTAAAATTACTGTAGTACGACTCAATATATAATCCCTGTTCGTCCTCAATAGGATGGTATAAAACGATAAAATCTACACGTTCAATTGTTTTTTTTAATTCATCGCCTACAAGGTCAACTCTTTCAATAGAGAATGCAGGGTTGTCAACGAGCAATGTATCCATCGTGCATTTTAAAAACTCTTTTTTTAATGATATTCCTAATAAACTCCCCTTGCATATTTCATCAGTA
The window above is part of the Providencia sp. R33 genome. Proteins encoded here:
- a CDS encoding type II secretion system protein — translated: MRNNRIAGYSLLEVIVVLGIIGVIMIPLSRFIINRIEDNHRQHISDAVVDELYRFIDFINNDELEKEDNNFVRNPLFQKEQKNIVYSKRTSNYKLEDAITTDGKYFNWGQTVNSDRNLFTDEICKGSLLGISLKKEFLKCTMDTLLVDNPAFSIERVDLVGDELKKTIERVDFIVLYHPIEDEQGLYIESYYSNFNDAFKNKFMYLTQASFVKKNKSTANSGWELIKVNNENLQFGDLASHAELVNNPSFVYGLRFSFNVKAGKFLRADGSVNADKLCWNTSTSQYGPCIKAKDENSLVLTSGDPDNEKKAPALCWDRENKTKTTCLALKKQDPTFTITDAQYLPESNFMLTDTDSKGNEVTGTLVANIIIEDSHYDGNNLVKEYRTVPEVSYHNFSNNDSQMIKDEDYIGDDSKENGTIIIPRKICPVVQNRRLWPRLTVAVSSMMPVVYDDSKKLDIDLSQEYSTRKNKITNVGLAAGVVLQPRNTFIGGKNVWIISASLGVNHPAEGKSKTYINPKSLSIMAVEWYSSIKGDY